From Desulfovibrio desulfuricans, a single genomic window includes:
- a CDS encoding biotin--[acetyl-CoA-carboxylase] ligase, translated as MPPVCHSQPFEGSSPTGADKNFVPRIWRFGEVGSCLDTAANLAARAWLAPWDSVQVVSQTAGRGQLRRQWHSPAGNVYAALRLPLVPPFDGTAAAPAVGALLAEALAVDGWQVRLKWPNDLVLCTSEAEPRKLAGILLEERGGVLLAGIGINVRWSPPAEQMRADAALEATSLAAQYKSTTFAPPMAEALWQTLVKRMFSAYINCHSFPEGWRARAESLLLWRGENVELRDDDRIVRGWLAGLGTSGGLCLNINGRLEEFICGSLRLSPARE; from the coding sequence ATGCCCCCAGTATGTCACAGCCAACCGTTTGAGGGAAGCTCCCCCACTGGCGCTGACAAAAATTTTGTTCCGCGTATCTGGCGCTTTGGCGAGGTAGGCTCCTGCCTTGATACAGCAGCAAACCTTGCGGCGCGCGCCTGGCTTGCCCCGTGGGACAGCGTTCAGGTTGTCAGCCAGACAGCGGGGCGCGGGCAGTTGCGGCGTCAGTGGCATTCGCCTGCGGGCAATGTGTACGCGGCCCTGCGCCTGCCGCTTGTGCCCCCGTTTGACGGCACGGCGGCGGCACCGGCAGTGGGTGCCCTGCTGGCCGAAGCACTGGCAGTGGACGGTTGGCAGGTGCGTTTGAAATGGCCCAATGACCTTGTGCTGTGCACGTCGGAAGCCGAACCGAGAAAACTGGCAGGCATCCTGCTGGAGGAGCGTGGCGGGGTGCTGCTGGCTGGCATTGGCATAAATGTTCGCTGGTCGCCACCGGCGGAGCAGATGAGGGCAGATGCCGCTCTGGAGGCAACCAGCCTTGCCGCCCAGTATAAATCCACCACTTTTGCACCTCCAATGGCCGAAGCCTTGTGGCAAACCCTTGTAAAGCGCATGTTTTCAGCTTATATTAACTGCCACTCTTTTCCCGAGGGGTGGAGAGCCCGTGCGGAGTCTCTTTTGCTCTGGCGCGGCGAGAACGTGGAGCTGCGTGACGATGACCGCATCGTACGCGGCTGGCTGGCGGGCCTAGGAACGTCAGGCGGCCTGTGTCTTAACATCAACGGACGGCTTGAGGAATTCATTTGCGGTAGTCTCCGGTTGAGCCCTGCGCGGGAATGA
- a CDS encoding polynucleotide adenylyltransferase, which produces MELYLVGGAMRDLLLGRMPTELDFSFSGSMDDFLAAHPDAVCVGKSVNVCLWHGRECMPLRGGTLASDLAARDLTINALALDSAGRLHMHPKAVDDLRNKMMRPASPTAFADDPTRIFRLARFASRWPDWRIAREAFEQMRATPKTLLAAIPAERVAKEMLKALALPRPARFFRVLAQGDCLSPWFEEHERARYIPAGPVKWHANSVLGHSLRLMDELAGDAMAVWMALCHDLGKIGTDPALLPHHYGHEVRGVPLALTLAKRLRLPAVYARAGALAAEEHMKAGMFATLRTGTRRDLLWRVNQLGLSRPFWKLADADSNSPVSSMAYPGLKAINAVRLPEEWHNRGEESARKLREMQCMALAALSRKRAA; this is translated from the coding sequence ATGGAACTCTACCTCGTCGGCGGCGCAATGCGCGACCTTTTGCTTGGGCGTATGCCCACGGAGCTGGACTTTTCCTTTTCAGGAAGCATGGACGACTTTTTGGCCGCGCATCCAGATGCGGTCTGCGTGGGTAAAAGCGTCAATGTCTGCCTGTGGCACGGGCGCGAATGCATGCCCCTCCGGGGCGGCACCCTGGCGTCTGACCTTGCAGCGCGGGATCTCACCATCAATGCCCTTGCGCTCGACAGCGCAGGGCGACTGCACATGCACCCCAAGGCGGTTGACGACCTGCGCAACAAAATGATGCGCCCGGCTTCGCCCACGGCCTTTGCGGATGATCCCACAAGAATTTTTCGTCTGGCGCGCTTTGCTTCCCGCTGGCCCGACTGGCGCATAGCCCGCGAGGCTTTTGAGCAGATGCGCGCCACGCCCAAGACTTTGCTGGCGGCCATTCCGGCGGAGCGTGTGGCCAAGGAAATGCTCAAGGCTCTGGCCTTGCCGCGCCCGGCGCGATTTTTTCGCGTTCTGGCGCAGGGGGACTGTTTGTCGCCCTGGTTTGAAGAACACGAGCGCGCGCGTTACATCCCGGCAGGCCCGGTAAAGTGGCATGCCAACAGCGTGTTGGGGCACAGCCTGCGACTGATGGACGAACTCGCGGGCGATGCCATGGCCGTGTGGATGGCCTTGTGCCATGACCTCGGGAAAATTGGCACTGACCCTGCCCTGCTGCCCCATCATTATGGGCACGAAGTACGCGGCGTGCCGCTTGCACTGACCCTTGCCAAAAGGCTGCGGCTGCCGGCTGTCTATGCCAGGGCTGGGGCGCTTGCTGCAGAAGAACACATGAAGGCGGGCATGTTTGCTACCCTGCGCACCGGTACACGCCGTGACCTGCTGTGGCGGGTCAACCAGCTCGGGCTTTCGCGCCCTTTCTGGAAGCTGGCGGATGCCGACAGCAATTCACCTGTGAGCAGCATGGCCTACCCCGGCCTGAAGGCCATAAACGCCGTGCGTCTGCCTGAAGAGTGGCACAACCGGGGTGAAGAATCAGCCCGCAAGCTGCGTGAAATGCAATGCATGGCCCTGGCGGCGCTGAGCAGAAAGCGGGCCGCCTAG
- a CDS encoding PhoH family protein produces MAVHSSMLETVEFDDPALANQLFGPHNAHLELLAAASGASIGSRGASILIESPDMNTRQVLCNVFVQLYELLRGGLSLSQQDIARSYEMLRTDPGLNLEKIFKDAVFVNTPRKTVTARNVAQRTYLDLLRRNELVFAVGPAGTGKTYLAVAMALSMFQQHRVKRIVLTRPAVEAGERLGFLPGDLADKVNPYLRPLYDALHDMMPQPKVASMLEVGSIEVAPLAFMRGRTLNDAFIILDEAQNTTQEQMKMFLTRMGFGSRMVVTGDTTQIDLPMQPGGQRPRSGLIHALNILAKVPTIAVHHFTKADVVRHPLVGAIVNAYDNAEKSDTSS; encoded by the coding sequence ATGGCAGTACATTCCTCCATGCTTGAGACCGTCGAATTCGACGATCCCGCCTTAGCCAATCAGCTATTTGGCCCTCACAATGCGCATCTTGAGCTGTTGGCCGCAGCCAGCGGGGCCTCCATAGGCAGCCGTGGCGCCAGCATTCTTATTGAAAGCCCAGACATGAACACGCGGCAGGTTCTGTGCAATGTTTTTGTGCAGTTGTACGAGCTGCTGCGCGGCGGATTGTCGCTGAGCCAGCAGGATATCGCCCGCAGTTACGAGATGCTGCGCACGGATCCTGGCCTGAATCTGGAAAAAATTTTCAAGGATGCTGTTTTCGTCAACACTCCGCGCAAAACGGTCACAGCACGCAATGTTGCCCAGCGCACCTACCTTGACTTGCTGCGGCGCAATGAGCTTGTTTTTGCGGTTGGGCCGGCCGGTACTGGCAAAACCTATCTCGCTGTCGCCATGGCGCTGTCCATGTTTCAGCAGCACAGGGTTAAACGCATTGTGCTGACGCGCCCGGCGGTGGAAGCGGGCGAACGCCTTGGCTTTCTGCCCGGCGATCTGGCCGACAAGGTCAATCCTTATCTGCGCCCGCTCTATGACGCCCTGCACGACATGATGCCCCAACCCAAGGTGGCGTCCATGCTTGAAGTGGGCTCCATTGAAGTTGCGCCCCTGGCCTTCATGCGCGGGCGCACCCTTAACGATGCCTTTATCATTCTTGACGAAGCGCAGAATACCACGCAGGAACAGATGAAGATGTTCCTCACCCGCATGGGCTTTGGCTCGCGCATGGTTGTAACTGGCGACACCACCCAGATCGACCTGCCCATGCAGCCCGGCGGCCAGCGCCCACGCTCTGGCCTTATCCACGCGCTGAATATCCTTGCCAAAGTTCCAACCATCGCAGTGCATCACTTCACCAAGGCCGACGTAGTGCGGCACCCCTTGGTGGGAGCAATCGTAAACGCCTATGATAATGCAGAAAAAAGCGACACGTCCAGCTAG
- the gatB gene encoding Asp-tRNA(Asn)/Glu-tRNA(Gln) amidotransferase subunit GatB: protein MAAYEAVIGLEVHVQLATASKLFCSCPTTFGQPANANVCEVCSGMPGALPVPNRQAVHFAALVGLATNCAINTRSIFARKNYFYPDLPSGYQISQFELPICEHGHLEVDVDGRRKRVGITRIHMENDAGKNIHAQGENLSYVDLNRAGTPLVEIVSEPDMRSAAEAVAYLKALYNIVTYLGVCDGNMEEGSFRCDANVSLRPVGTEPFGTRTELKNLNSFRNVQRAIEYEIARQQDVLDDGDKVVQETRLYDAVKNTTASMRSKEEAHDYRYFPDPDILPVDITEEEMTRWRAEMPELPHVRMARFVAMAGLPEAEAEVLVQSRGLADFFEAAAAKADPKKVANFVLGPLLRECNARGLSAADPSAWAMKPEALAELVRLVDGGTISAKIANDIFGDIFEQGVMPEAYVKEKGLVQISDTSALEAAVDEVIAANPAEVEAYRGGKTKLISFFVGQIMRATKGKANPALVNELLAKKL from the coding sequence ATGGCCGCCTATGAAGCCGTGATTGGCCTTGAAGTGCATGTGCAACTTGCCACGGCCTCCAAACTGTTCTGTTCCTGCCCCACGACCTTTGGGCAGCCTGCCAACGCCAATGTGTGCGAAGTGTGCTCTGGCATGCCCGGTGCTTTGCCCGTGCCCAACCGTCAGGCTGTTCACTTTGCCGCTCTGGTTGGCCTTGCCACCAATTGCGCCATAAATACCCGTTCCATTTTTGCCCGCAAAAACTATTTTTATCCTGATCTGCCCTCCGGCTATCAGATTTCTCAGTTCGAGCTGCCCATCTGCGAACACGGGCACCTTGAAGTGGACGTGGACGGGCGGCGCAAGCGCGTGGGCATTACGCGCATCCACATGGAAAACGATGCTGGCAAGAACATTCACGCCCAGGGCGAAAACCTGAGCTATGTGGACCTCAACCGCGCGGGCACGCCCCTGGTGGAAATAGTTTCCGAGCCGGATATGCGTTCAGCCGCCGAGGCTGTGGCCTACCTCAAGGCCCTCTACAATATTGTGACCTATCTTGGCGTGTGCGACGGCAACATGGAAGAGGGCAGCTTCAGGTGCGACGCCAACGTCTCGTTGCGCCCTGTGGGAACCGAACCTTTCGGCACCCGCACCGAGTTGAAGAACCTCAACTCCTTCCGCAATGTGCAGCGCGCCATTGAGTATGAAATTGCCCGCCAGCAGGACGTGCTGGACGATGGCGACAAGGTCGTGCAGGAAACCCGCCTGTACGATGCCGTTAAAAATACCACGGCCTCCATGCGCAGCAAGGAAGAAGCGCACGATTACCGCTACTTCCCCGACCCGGACATTCTGCCCGTAGATATTACGGAAGAAGAAATGACCCGCTGGCGCGCCGAAATGCCGGAGCTGCCCCATGTTCGCATGGCCCGTTTTGTGGCTATGGCGGGTCTGCCCGAAGCCGAGGCGGAAGTGCTTGTGCAGAGCAGGGGACTGGCCGACTTTTTTGAAGCAGCAGCCGCCAAGGCCGACCCCAAGAAGGTTGCCAACTTTGTGCTTGGGCCGCTGCTGCGCGAATGCAACGCCCGTGGGCTTTCCGCCGCTGACCCCTCCGCCTGGGCCATGAAGCCCGAGGCTCTGGCAGAACTGGTGCGGCTGGTTGACGGCGGCACCATCAGCGCCAAGATCGCCAACGATATTTTTGGCGACATCTTTGAGCAGGGCGTCATGCCCGAAGCCTACGTGAAGGAAAAAGGCCTTGTGCAGATTTCCGACACCTCGGCGCTTGAAGCCGCCGTGGATGAAGTCATTGCGGCCAATCCCGCAGAGGTGGAGGCCTATCGCGGCGGCAAGACCAAACTGATCAGTTTCTTTGTGGGGCAGATCATGCGCGCCACCAAGGGCAAGGCCAATCCTGCTCTGGTGAACGAACTGCTTGCCAAAAAGCTGTAA
- a CDS encoding HD family phosphohydrolase, whose protein sequence is MLRARHHCGLGLSVLVLTLLFISLLAGANFEAVPRVYVAGQVADSDVIADRDILVEDVQATKARRKQVQLLQPPVYDLSLEPFTAFQNRIVEIMRSLNNGIDYHVGVEGPLHRLVEELTPTVADEILPELAQPEAQTYLLKVLLPQIRDHMAEGLVGDIRSARVDRSGVIVRNLDTNTEILRPDVVNLPDVQSYLAEISAQIRQVSTLNPQSRRAINILLSATMPSSLTLNRESTQKRSSAVMSMVEPVYYQIQKGEIVLRKGERVSREQQIKLQTLYKSASDPMHWDIAAGAFLCSLVLSIGFFVAPSGKPGTPLRCKDMLLISLLLLLFSAGAKAVYVLGMRIDSHSFINTLAVGYPVAGAVGLVAMVFAARRYCTMALLISFFTMLMFQAQFSLFLLHFLGGMLATWLVTNAQSRQDVVWSIVPLTIGQSIIWFGATLLAQSAPGVMPTQLLAVFINSVLSLILLFAVSPVLEISFGYSTRFRLMELMSLEQPLMQELMVTVPGTYHHSLVVANMVEAGAKAIGANSLLCKVAALYHDVGKLSYPEYFIENQFGGPNKHDKLAPSMSALILLSHVKKGTELAERYKLGQDIADIISQHHGTRLIRFFYQKALNQGEKPRESDFSYVGPRPQTKEAAILMLADSVEASSRTLNDPTPARIKSHIDTIIKGIFSEGQLDESELTFKDLHFLSENFQRILTGIFHQRIAYPDARINDAARAENKPNGKNGSAPATHGATALTPTGQGKPCGDKPCNGDKPAAAQSPEVKALTSQPESAKQAGIPAIPEEKGQA, encoded by the coding sequence ATGTTGCGGGCCCGCCACCATTGTGGTCTGGGGCTTTCGGTACTTGTGCTCACCCTGCTTTTCATCAGCCTGCTTGCAGGGGCCAATTTTGAGGCTGTGCCTCGCGTGTACGTTGCCGGGCAAGTGGCGGATTCTGACGTCATTGCCGACCGCGACATCCTTGTTGAAGATGTGCAGGCCACCAAGGCCCGGCGCAAACAGGTGCAGCTTCTGCAACCGCCGGTCTATGATCTGAGTCTTGAACCCTTTACGGCTTTTCAGAACCGTATTGTGGAGATCATGCGCAGCCTGAACAACGGTATTGATTACCATGTTGGGGTCGAAGGCCCGCTGCACAGGCTGGTGGAAGAACTGACACCCACTGTTGCTGACGAAATCTTGCCGGAACTCGCCCAGCCCGAGGCGCAGACATATCTGCTCAAGGTTCTGCTGCCCCAGATTCGCGACCATATGGCAGAAGGCCTTGTGGGCGACATACGCTCGGCCAGGGTTGACCGTTCTGGCGTTATTGTGCGCAATCTGGATACGAATACAGAAATATTGCGCCCGGATGTGGTCAATCTGCCCGATGTGCAATCGTATCTGGCGGAAATTTCTGCCCAGATACGGCAGGTTTCCACCCTGAACCCGCAGTCGCGGCGCGCCATCAACATTCTGCTTTCCGCAACCATGCCTTCCTCGCTGACGCTGAACCGGGAATCTACCCAAAAGCGCAGCTCTGCCGTCATGTCCATGGTTGAGCCCGTGTATTATCAGATACAGAAGGGTGAAATTGTGTTGCGCAAGGGCGAGAGGGTCAGCCGCGAGCAGCAGATCAAGCTGCAAACGCTTTATAAATCCGCTTCTGACCCCATGCACTGGGATATTGCCGCTGGCGCCTTTTTGTGCTCGCTGGTGCTCTCCATCGGCTTTTTTGTAGCCCCCAGCGGCAAACCCGGCACCCCCCTGCGCTGCAAGGACATGCTGCTCATTTCCTTGCTTCTGCTGCTATTCAGCGCCGGGGCAAAGGCTGTGTACGTGCTTGGCATGCGCATCGACAGTCATTCGTTCATCAATACGCTTGCCGTGGGCTACCCTGTGGCCGGGGCAGTGGGGCTGGTCGCCATGGTTTTTGCGGCCCGGCGCTATTGCACCATGGCCCTGCTGATCTCGTTCTTTACCATGCTCATGTTTCAGGCGCAGTTTTCGCTGTTCCTGCTCCATTTTCTCGGCGGCATGCTGGCCACATGGCTTGTAACCAATGCCCAGAGCCGGCAGGACGTGGTGTGGAGCATTGTGCCGCTGACCATCGGCCAGTCCATCATCTGGTTTGGCGCAACCCTGCTGGCCCAAAGCGCCCCCGGCGTCATGCCCACGCAGTTGCTGGCCGTCTTTATCAACAGCGTGCTTTCGCTCATTCTGCTCTTTGCCGTGAGCCCTGTGCTTGAAATCAGTTTTGGGTACAGTACGCGCTTCCGCCTCATGGAACTTATGAGCCTTGAGCAACCCCTCATGCAGGAGCTCATGGTAACTGTGCCCGGCACCTACCATCACTCCCTTGTGGTCGCCAACATGGTTGAAGCCGGGGCCAAGGCCATTGGCGCCAACAGCCTGTTGTGCAAGGTGGCGGCACTGTATCATGACGTGGGCAAGCTCTCGTATCCCGAATATTTCATTGAAAACCAGTTTGGCGGGCCCAACAAGCACGACAAGCTGGCCCCGTCCATGAGTGCGCTCATCCTGCTTTCGCATGTCAAAAAAGGCACGGAACTGGCCGAGCGGTACAAGCTCGGGCAGGATATTGCCGACATTATCAGTCAGCACCACGGCACAAGGCTGATACGCTTTTTCTACCAGAAGGCCCTGAACCAGGGCGAAAAGCCGCGTGAATCCGATTTCAGCTATGTGGGGCCGCGCCCGCAAACCAAGGAAGCCGCCATCCTCATGCTGGCCGACTCCGTTGAGGCATCCAGCCGCACGCTCAACGATCCTACGCCCGCGCGCATCAAGTCGCACATTGACACCATCATCAAGGGCATCTTCTCGGAAGGGCAGCTGGACGAATCGGAACTGACATTTAAGGATCTGCACTTCCTGAGCGAAAACTTCCAGCGCATTCTGACGGGTATTTTCCATCAGCGCATTGCCTATCCTGACGCCAGAATCAATGACGCCGCCCGGGCTGAAAACAAGCCCAACGGCAAAAACGGCTCTGCCCCCGCAACACATGGTGCAACTGCCCTTACTCCTACCGGGCAGGGCAAACCGTGCGGCGACAAGCCTTGCAACGGAGACAAACCCGCTGCGGCGCAATCGCCCGAAGTCAAAGCCCTGACGAGCCAGCCTGAGAGCGCCAAACAGGCTGGCATACCTGCCATCCCTGAAGAAAAGGGGCAGGCATAG
- a CDS encoding ARMT1-like domain-containing protein, translating to MSNAISVDSVREFHFGESVRFDAWLYSMLMDNNIAYGMNPDIVASQEQMAFMVSLARDQVYLPCSDDTFKLLCQQTAPEELRRQYNRSWRIIMRLVRSFTPEGQKRRRILQFCRFRFKQYVAQHTLIPSRLVKRMTDLVLAQGNQLDDPWRQLRRISTKRQLEMLDEAPVRDNLAAVPADALAANSIASVRRMLNYVELSRLLCLSAMSRPWVETPPDAETVRQAMDTARETCAHLRHYFEASAVRSGTVLFLCDADGGVVFDLAVANSLIRMGHKVIFAVKSGFFFYSPTLEDMEIDPSIRQMIGGGTVQHEPRMSKNELLRHLREYRLMVIGDGTRERLNLYRVSVTFSRAWKEADLILGKGWRVADVLMGSSHQYTRDVVCYWHDDQGFHIKLRQHAESAHKFSENDIAAQSANIIAGMREARMQGRTVMFYSCVIGSIPGETGTAIEIVRAFVDNLRKKMDNILIINPAEHFIEGMDGDDLMYMWEQVQRSGFIDVWRFQTVEDIEESFALLGRKVPPQWSGKDSTFSTGCTKEMRIALDVQAKNREMQIIGPDPRRFFRRGEYGVGKYFDASIPH from the coding sequence ATGAGCAACGCGATTTCTGTGGATTCTGTTCGCGAGTTTCATTTTGGGGAGAGTGTCCGCTTTGACGCATGGCTTTACAGCATGCTGATGGACAACAACATAGCCTACGGCATGAACCCCGACATTGTGGCCAGTCAGGAACAGATGGCCTTTATGGTCAGCCTTGCGCGCGATCAGGTGTATTTGCCCTGTTCTGACGATACGTTCAAGCTGTTGTGCCAGCAGACCGCTCCCGAAGAACTTCGCCGCCAGTATAACCGCTCCTGGCGCATCATCATGCGTCTTGTGCGCTCCTTCACGCCCGAAGGCCAGAAACGCAGGCGCATTTTGCAGTTCTGCCGGTTCCGCTTCAAGCAGTATGTTGCCCAGCATACCCTGATACCTTCACGGCTGGTCAAGCGCATGACTGATCTTGTGCTCGCCCAGGGCAACCAGCTGGACGACCCCTGGCGGCAATTGCGCAGAATTTCCACCAAACGCCAGCTTGAAATGCTGGATGAAGCCCCGGTGCGCGACAATCTTGCCGCAGTGCCTGCGGATGCCTTGGCGGCCAATTCCATCGCTTCTGTCAGGCGTATGCTCAACTACGTGGAACTTTCGCGCCTGCTGTGCCTTTCGGCCATGTCCCGCCCCTGGGTGGAGACGCCGCCAGACGCCGAAACCGTGCGTCAGGCCATGGATACCGCGCGCGAAACCTGCGCCCACTTGCGGCACTATTTTGAGGCCAGCGCGGTCAGATCGGGCACGGTGCTTTTTTTGTGCGACGCTGACGGCGGCGTTGTGTTTGATCTGGCTGTTGCCAACAGCCTCATCCGCATGGGGCATAAGGTCATTTTTGCGGTCAAATCAGGCTTTTTCTTTTATTCGCCCACGCTGGAAGACATGGAGATTGACCCCTCCATCCGGCAGATGATCGGCGGCGGCACAGTGCAGCACGAGCCGCGCATGAGCAAGAACGAACTGTTGCGCCACCTGCGCGAGTACCGCCTGATGGTTATTGGCGATGGAACGCGGGAGCGGCTCAATCTGTACAGGGTATCGGTGACGTTCTCCCGCGCGTGGAAGGAAGCCGACCTTATTCTGGGCAAGGGCTGGCGCGTGGCCGATGTGCTCATGGGCAGCAGCCACCAGTATACGAGGGATGTGGTCTGCTACTGGCATGATGATCAGGGCTTTCACATCAAACTGCGCCAGCATGCCGAGAGCGCCCATAAATTCAGCGAGAACGACATTGCCGCCCAGTCGGCAAATATTATCGCAGGCATGCGCGAGGCCCGCATGCAGGGCCGCACGGTCATGTTCTACAGTTGCGTGATCGGCAGCATCCCCGGCGAGACGGGTACCGCTATCGAGATTGTGCGCGCCTTTGTAGACAATCTGCGTAAAAAAATGGATAATATTCTGATAATTAATCCTGCCGAGCATTTTATTGAAGGCATGGACGGCGACGACCTCATGTATATGTGGGAGCAGGTGCAGCGCAGCGGTTTTATTGATGTGTGGCGGTTTCAGACCGTTGAAGACATTGAGGAAAGCTTTGCCCTGCTTGGCCGCAAGGTACCGCCGCAATGGTCGGGCAAGGATTCCACCTTTTCCACCGGCTGCACCAAGGAAATGCGTATCGCGCTGGACGTGCAGGCCAAAAACAGGGAAATGCAGATCATCGGCCCCGACCCTCGGCGGTTTTTCCGCAGGGGAGAGTACGGTGTGGGCAAATATTTCGATGCCAGCATCCCCCATTGA
- a CDS encoding NAD(+)/NADH kinase, producing MQNATSRHILLVYKARHEKAAALAQEAAQWLRQNGHDVAGVICAGTDTPAYATTPLDFVVVFGGDGTMLGVARRLVGRNVPVLGINFGRIGFLTDAQPEQWREKLEESLTGMEPVRSCMALQWTLTRKGEQIASGCAVNDVVLSRGSLSRLVLFDVYIAGERLGSLRGDGMIIATPVGSSGYSVSAGGSLLHPSMEAVAITPICPFLNTISPMVFPGDTECRFQILQGSTDCYLTVDGQEGQQLELGDTVTVNGLPDAVHFLGKGTTFFERLRSRGFALQGTECIRCGENA from the coding sequence ATGCAAAACGCAACAAGCCGACACATACTTCTGGTTTACAAGGCCCGGCACGAAAAGGCTGCGGCTCTTGCCCAAGAAGCCGCCCAATGGCTGCGCCAAAATGGGCACGACGTTGCGGGTGTGATCTGCGCTGGCACGGACACCCCGGCCTACGCAACTACTCCCCTTGACTTTGTGGTTGTTTTTGGCGGCGACGGTACCATGCTCGGCGTGGCCCGCCGCCTGGTGGGGCGCAATGTGCCTGTGCTGGGCATCAATTTTGGCCGGATCGGTTTTTTGACAGATGCCCAGCCGGAGCAGTGGCGCGAAAAACTCGAAGAATCCCTCACCGGCATGGAACCTGTGCGCTCCTGTATGGCCTTGCAGTGGACGCTCACCCGCAAGGGCGAGCAGATTGCCAGCGGCTGTGCGGTCAACGATGTTGTCCTGAGCCGGGGGTCCTTGTCGCGCCTTGTTCTGTTTGATGTCTATATTGCCGGCGAGCGCCTTGGCTCATTACGCGGCGATGGAATGATCATTGCCACGCCCGTAGGCAGCTCCGGCTACAGTGTTTCCGCTGGCGGCTCGCTGCTGCATCCTTCAATGGAAGCCGTAGCCATCACGCCCATCTGTCCTTTCCTTAATACAATTTCGCCCATGGTTTTCCCCGGCGATACCGAGTGCCGGTTCCAGATTTTGCAGGGTTCCACAGATTGCTACCTTACTGTCGATGGGCAGGAAGGGCAACAGCTGGAGCTGGGCGACACCGTGACCGTCAACGGCTTGCCCGATGCCGTGCATTTTCTTGGCAAAGGAACAACTTTCTTTGAGCGTTTGCGTTCGCGCGGCTTTGCCCTGCAAGGCACTGAATGCATCAGGTGCGGGGAAAACGCATGA
- the ybeY gene encoding rRNA maturation RNase YbeY: MGAVRGNQPQATVRIFCRYPATAWILPLDRRQQRAALAAMLAAAEQANVPVVPPAVELHLVDDAVMSAANRRSMGCQGPTNVLSFPGGCDSPGTLLFSLDTLRRECLLYGQEPGEHALRLLAHGMAHLCGLDHSEQMDAVSDYFMVVAAEAVA, from the coding sequence ATGGGCGCTGTCAGGGGTAATCAGCCACAGGCAACCGTGCGCATTTTCTGCCGCTATCCGGCCACAGCATGGATTCTGCCGCTTGACCGCAGGCAGCAGCGCGCTGCCCTTGCGGCCATGCTTGCCGCTGCAGAGCAGGCCAACGTGCCTGTTGTGCCCCCGGCTGTGGAACTGCATCTGGTCGATGATGCCGTCATGAGCGCAGCCAACAGGCGCAGTATGGGCTGTCAGGGGCCTACCAATGTGCTTTCCTTCCCCGGTGGCTGCGACAGCCCCGGCACTCTTCTGTTTTCACTGGATACGCTGCGCAGGGAATGCCTGCTGTACGGGCAGGAGCCGGGCGAACACGCGCTACGCCTGCTGGCCCACGGAATGGCCCACCTGTGCGGGCTTGACCACAGCGAGCAGATGGATGCGGTGAGCGACTATTTTATGGTAGTCGCCGCCGAAGCAGTGGCTTGA